The following are encoded in a window of Apis mellifera strain DH4 linkage group LG10, Amel_HAv3.1, whole genome shotgun sequence genomic DNA:
- the LOC113219050 gene encoding uncharacterized protein LOC113219050: MSPCVRCQDFDVLPDEVVRKMDVILLCLQNPNDIENIICRIKDVLYILERLTPCRMSEKIQILSLLLKEIVRKLVCPSQTLEESFDTSQIKMTLNLVNNFIRDWSEKRSKSCPSLRICRFCNGAIVETSRQWGTFCCEEAFKFNNIRIEWVLRQSISDASKEARDPGPRKDPRSLREEQFLDTEEGTRSSAETEEEATGGGRRGAYRPSNLHPPVCRRAGGDHRHEEGRDSVPRRGADTCDGLRVPLEGISGRDGIPRSPEEYLPDSSTSRGLGRDLDGEGARRRPRDGEGPDTDRRGAFAEKATGRRGLYRDAGGPRVEAEEDWRGGRSPRRRREVEEVEEERRGYPRKGRGREEEEEMEDGRRRGEEGDLQV, from the exons ATGTCCCCATGCGTTCGGTGTCAAGACTTTGACGTTCTGCCGGACGAGGTGGTTCGCAAA ATGGACGTGATTCTGTTGTGTCTACAAAACCCTAACGACATCGAGAACATTATATGCCGGATAAAGGACGTGTTGTACATTTTGGAAAGGTTGACGCCGTGCAGGATGTcggagaaaattcaaattttgtcgCTTCTGCTCAAGGAAATAGTGAGGAAGCTCGTTTGCCCTTCCCAAACTTTGGAAG AATCGTTCGACACCTCGCAAATCAAGATGACACTGAACCTCGTAAACAACTTTATTCGGGACTGGAGCGAGAAAAGGTCGAAATCCTGCCCTTCTCTCAGGATATGCAGATTCTGCAACGGCGCTATCGTCGAAACCAGTCGACAATGG GGCACGTTTTGCTGCGAGGAGGCGTTCAAGTTCAACAACATCCGGATCGAGTGGGTCCTCCGTCAATCGATATCG GACGCGAGCAAAGAGGCGCGGGACCCGGGCCCGCGCAAGGATCCCAGATCCCTGAGGGAGGAGCAATTCTTGGACACCGAGGAGGGGACCCGGTCCTCGGCCGAGACCGAGGAGGAGGCGACCGGAGGGGGCAGGAGGGGGGCGTACAGGCCGTCGAATCTTCACCCGCCCGTGTGCAGGAGGGCGGGAGGGGATCATCGACACGAGGAGGGCAGGGACTCGGTCCCTAGGAGGGGGGCCGACACGTGCGACGGGCTCCGCGTCCCCCTCGAGGGGATTTCGGGGAGGGACGGGATCCCCCGTTCCCCGGAGGAATACCTCCCGGATTCTTCGACTTCGAGGGGGTTGGGCCGCGACCTCGATGGGGAGGGAGCAAGACGCAGGCCGCGGGACGGGGAGGGACCCGACACCGACAGGAGGGGGGCGTTCGCCGAGAAGGCGACCGGGAGGAGGGGGTTGTACAGGGACGCCGGGGGGCCGCGGGTCGAGGCGGAGGAGGAttggaggggaggaaggagtcccaggaggagaagggaggtggaggaggtggaggaggagaggagaggatacccgaggaagggaaggggtagggaggaggaggaggagatggaGGATGGGAGGAGG CGAGGGGAAGAAGGTGACTTACAAGTTTAA
- the LOC100577165 gene encoding uncharacterized protein LOC100577165 isoform X1 — translation MMSNCFSVEIKKSAEKVDDEKEIIELVKKEREKEIELIRVKKPIVKPILFPYKKVVKVYEKPIEDTTIKYQLSNPLYVKLGWTMLPVSKIMRKVIEYQTNPAKPHLDWFKKYRLERRLYYNDKRVFMNFSGSRSAEIYYPNGSLAIKFSGPPERDYDMYTVFSPGGKDFMGVKRRPQIIAVFDTMGNGAVFDEEGGTRISFNQIGGVWKDNPTGIPLTWRWDIYEKTPILENVYVEKSSVHLEKYFYPPTMKVFRSNKVDTPLVVSRIKEKKSSEDVRFDVEYEKEEEARRVREAESEQIYSSDACYLKPIFVRMNDHISLKILNRRTVTLRFLANTKNVRIELGTILNLTKEVGFYFVDMRVKFSLLKCKFDDPIHIRPDSSVYNIFKELEKIKKMAKRRELMMEKYRPFLQNWKMMGTRCRPR, via the exons ATGATGTCGAATTGTTTTTCAGTTGAGATCAAGAAATCGGCCGAGAAAGTGGATGACGAGAAAGAGATAATAGAATTGGTGAAGAAGGAGCGggagaaagaaatcgaattgATCAGGGTGAAGAAGCCGATCGTGAAGCCGATCCTGTTCCCTTACAAGAAAGTGGTGAAAGTGTACGAGAAGCCGATTG AGGACACCACGATCAAGTACCAATTATCAAACCCGCTGTACGTGAAGCTCGGCTGGACCATGCTCCCCGTTTCCAAAATCATGAGGAAAGTTATCGAGTATCAAACGAATCCTGCCAAACCTCATCTCGATTG GTTCAAGAAATACAGGCTCGAGAGAAGGCTGTACTACAACGACAAGCGGGTCTTCATGAATTTCTCCGGCTCAAGATCGGCGGAGATATATTATCCGAACGGGAGCCTTGCCATTAAATTCAGCGGGCCGCCGGAGCGAGACT ACGATATGTATACTGTATTCAGCCCAGGGGGCAAAGATTTCATGGGCGTGAAGAGGAGGCCCCAGATCATCGCCGTATTCGACACGATGGGGAACGGAGCCGTGTTCGACGAGGAAGGTGGGACGAG GATTTCGTTCAATCAGATCGGAGGTGTTTGGAAGGATAATCCGACCGGCATCCCCCTCACGTGGAGGTGGGACATATACGAAAAGACGCCGATACTGGAGAACGTGTACGTG GAAAAATCCTCGGTCCATTTGGAGAAATACTTTTACCCGCCGACGATGAAGGTGTTCAGGAG CAACAAAGTGGACACGCCTTTGGTCGTTTCGCGAATCAAGGAGAAGAAGTCTTCCGAGGACGTGAGATTCGACGTGGAAtacgagaaggaagaggaggcgaGGAGGGTGCGGGAGGCCGAGTCCGA GCAAATTTACTCGAGCGATGCGTGCTACTTGAAACCGATCTTCGTGCGAATGAACGATCACATCAGTCTGAAAATCTTGAATAGGCGCACCGTCACCCTTCGATTCCTCGCCAACACGAAAAATGTCAG aatagagCTCGgcactatattaaatttgaccAAGGAGGTGGGATTCTATTTCGTAGACATGAGGGTGAAATTTAGTTTGCTGAA ATGCAAGTTCGACGATCCGATCCACATAAGGCCTGATAGCAGCGTGTACAACATATTCAAGGAATTGGAGAAGATCAAGAAAATGGCCAAGCGTCGGGAGCTTATGATGGAGAAGTACAGGCCATTCTTgcaaaattggaaaatgatgGGGACTAGGTGTCGTCCCCGATAA
- the LOC100577165 gene encoding uncharacterized protein LOC100577165 isoform X2 — protein sequence MMSNCFSVEIKKSAEKVDDEKEIIELVKKEREKEIELIRVKKPIVKPILFPYKKVVKVYEKPIEDTTIKYQLSNPLYVKLGWTMLPVSKIMRKVIEYQTNPAKPHLDWFKKYRLERRLYYNDKRVFMNFSGSRSAEIYYPNGSLAIKFSGPPERDYDMYTVFSPGGKDFMGVKRRPQIIAVFDTMGNGAVFDEEGGTRISFNQIGGVWKDNPTGIPLTWRWDIYEKTPILENVYVEKSSVHLEKYFYPPTMKVFRSNKVDTPLVVSRIKEKKSSEDVRFDVEYEKEEEARRVREAESEQIYSSDACYLKPIFVRMNDHISLKILNRRTVTLRFLANTKNVRARHYIKFDQGGGILFRRHEGEI from the exons ATGATGTCGAATTGTTTTTCAGTTGAGATCAAGAAATCGGCCGAGAAAGTGGATGACGAGAAAGAGATAATAGAATTGGTGAAGAAGGAGCGggagaaagaaatcgaattgATCAGGGTGAAGAAGCCGATCGTGAAGCCGATCCTGTTCCCTTACAAGAAAGTGGTGAAAGTGTACGAGAAGCCGATTG AGGACACCACGATCAAGTACCAATTATCAAACCCGCTGTACGTGAAGCTCGGCTGGACCATGCTCCCCGTTTCCAAAATCATGAGGAAAGTTATCGAGTATCAAACGAATCCTGCCAAACCTCATCTCGATTG GTTCAAGAAATACAGGCTCGAGAGAAGGCTGTACTACAACGACAAGCGGGTCTTCATGAATTTCTCCGGCTCAAGATCGGCGGAGATATATTATCCGAACGGGAGCCTTGCCATTAAATTCAGCGGGCCGCCGGAGCGAGACT ACGATATGTATACTGTATTCAGCCCAGGGGGCAAAGATTTCATGGGCGTGAAGAGGAGGCCCCAGATCATCGCCGTATTCGACACGATGGGGAACGGAGCCGTGTTCGACGAGGAAGGTGGGACGAG GATTTCGTTCAATCAGATCGGAGGTGTTTGGAAGGATAATCCGACCGGCATCCCCCTCACGTGGAGGTGGGACATATACGAAAAGACGCCGATACTGGAGAACGTGTACGTG GAAAAATCCTCGGTCCATTTGGAGAAATACTTTTACCCGCCGACGATGAAGGTGTTCAGGAG CAACAAAGTGGACACGCCTTTGGTCGTTTCGCGAATCAAGGAGAAGAAGTCTTCCGAGGACGTGAGATTCGACGTGGAAtacgagaaggaagaggaggcgaGGAGGGTGCGGGAGGCCGAGTCCGA GCAAATTTACTCGAGCGATGCGTGCTACTTGAAACCGATCTTCGTGCGAATGAACGATCACATCAGTCTGAAAATCTTGAATAGGCGCACCGTCACCCTTCGATTCCTCGCCAACACGAAAAATGTCAG agCTCGgcactatattaaatttgaccAAGGAGGTGGGATTCTATTTCGTAGACATGAGGGTGAAATTTAG
- the LOC100577165 gene encoding uncharacterized protein LOC100577165 isoform X3: MLPVSKIMRKVIEYQTNPAKPHLDWFKKYRLERRLYYNDKRVFMNFSGSRSAEIYYPNGSLAIKFSGPPERDYDMYTVFSPGGKDFMGVKRRPQIIAVFDTMGNGAVFDEEGGTRISFNQIGGVWKDNPTGIPLTWRWDIYEKTPILENVYVEKSSVHLEKYFYPPTMKVFRSNKVDTPLVVSRIKEKKSSEDVRFDVEYEKEEEARRVREAESEQIYSSDACYLKPIFVRMNDHISLKILNRRTVTLRFLANTKNVRIELGTILNLTKEVGFYFVDMRVKFSLLKCKFDDPIHIRPDSSVYNIFKELEKIKKMAKRRELMMEKYRPFLQNWKMMGTRCRPR; this comes from the exons ATGCTCCCCGTTTCCAAAATCATGAGGAAAGTTATCGAGTATCAAACGAATCCTGCCAAACCTCATCTCGATTG GTTCAAGAAATACAGGCTCGAGAGAAGGCTGTACTACAACGACAAGCGGGTCTTCATGAATTTCTCCGGCTCAAGATCGGCGGAGATATATTATCCGAACGGGAGCCTTGCCATTAAATTCAGCGGGCCGCCGGAGCGAGACT ACGATATGTATACTGTATTCAGCCCAGGGGGCAAAGATTTCATGGGCGTGAAGAGGAGGCCCCAGATCATCGCCGTATTCGACACGATGGGGAACGGAGCCGTGTTCGACGAGGAAGGTGGGACGAG GATTTCGTTCAATCAGATCGGAGGTGTTTGGAAGGATAATCCGACCGGCATCCCCCTCACGTGGAGGTGGGACATATACGAAAAGACGCCGATACTGGAGAACGTGTACGTG GAAAAATCCTCGGTCCATTTGGAGAAATACTTTTACCCGCCGACGATGAAGGTGTTCAGGAG CAACAAAGTGGACACGCCTTTGGTCGTTTCGCGAATCAAGGAGAAGAAGTCTTCCGAGGACGTGAGATTCGACGTGGAAtacgagaaggaagaggaggcgaGGAGGGTGCGGGAGGCCGAGTCCGA GCAAATTTACTCGAGCGATGCGTGCTACTTGAAACCGATCTTCGTGCGAATGAACGATCACATCAGTCTGAAAATCTTGAATAGGCGCACCGTCACCCTTCGATTCCTCGCCAACACGAAAAATGTCAG aatagagCTCGgcactatattaaatttgaccAAGGAGGTGGGATTCTATTTCGTAGACATGAGGGTGAAATTTAGTTTGCTGAA ATGCAAGTTCGACGATCCGATCCACATAAGGCCTGATAGCAGCGTGTACAACATATTCAAGGAATTGGAGAAGATCAAGAAAATGGCCAAGCGTCGGGAGCTTATGATGGAGAAGTACAGGCCATTCTTgcaaaattggaaaatgatgGGGACTAGGTGTCGTCCCCGATAA
- the LOC408277 gene encoding uncharacterized protein LOC408277 gives MERTLRKSSLLILLLSLLLARARCEAPLVDSSALPLEHRSVYGAGGPQYGAAGGAHGAEENWPLASPDTPQIKHLQVQCEKTHMRVNIEFDRPFYGMIFSKGFYSDPHCVHLKPGTGHLSATFEIFLNSCGMSSSANHNVAAYGAPTPSGSYVENTIIVQYDPYVQEVWDQARKLRCTWYDFYEKAVTFRPFQVDMLHAVTANFLGDNLQCWMQIQVGKGPWASEVSGIVKIGQTMTMVLAIKDDENKFDMLVRNCVAHDGKRAPIQLVDQYGCVVRPKIMSRFQKIKNFGPSASVVSFAYFQAFKFPDSMNVHFQCVIQVCRYNCPEPKCGHPGLEYGAPAAAGLAHEYGAPPVHQGLGPEYGAPPVPEYGVPPAFADPRHPSGPAGAYSEQNADVVPAPQAQTSSSSPSSTPGDATASSPPRDSPQQDSIHLPPPPLPGHPAAAYQTVKRKGSAGSEELEGNLATLGGRPRSVEGFPAELRGARRRRYVDDDPMDRTIVSLVKVGRVYKRAAQEMTDVNTSRTIQVVAPGDVNFALGTTNSSNDTTVVIQNAAASTDPETICMSLPGFVGGLVMLLLVVVVASLVAAFLFVRVRAVDRKNMVAGGGFVHPAYAAENCPVSNPEFVKAAN, from the exons ATGGAGAGAACGTTGCGGAAGTCAAGCCTGTTGATCTTATTGCTGAGTCTGCTGTTAGCC AGGGCGAGGTGCGAGGCCCCGCTGGTGGACAGCAGCGCCCTCCCGCTGGAGCACAGGTCGGTGTACGGGGCGGGCGGGCCGCAGTACGGGGCGGCGGGGGGCGCGCACGGCGCGGAGGAGAACTGGCCGCTCGCCTCCCCCGACACCCCGCAGATCAAGCATCTTCAGGTGCAGTGCGAGAAGACGCACATGCGGGTGAACATCGAGTTCGACAGGCCGTTCTACGGGATGATCTTCAGCAAGGGCTTCTACTCGGATCCCCACTGCGTCCATTTGAAGCCTGGCACCGGCCACCTGAGCGCCACCTTCGAGATATTCCTCAACTCGTGCGGGATGAGCTCCTCGGCGAATCACAATGTGGCCGCTTACGGCGCCCCCACCCCGTCCGGCAGTTACGTCGAGAACACAATCATCGTCCAGTACGATCCGTACGTGCAAGAAGTGTGGGACCAGGCGAGGAAACTGAGATGCACATGGTACGACTTCTACGAGAAGGCGGTCACGTTCAGGCCGTTCCAGGTCGACATGCTGCACGCGGTCACCGCCAACTTCCTCGGCGACAACTTGCAATGCTGGATGCAGATACAGGTGGGCAAGGGGCCGTGGGCGAGCGAGGTGTCGGGCATTGTGAAGATAGGCCAGACCATGACCATGGTGTTGGCCATCAAAGACGACGAGAACAAGTTCGACATGCTGGTCAGGAATTGCGTCGCCCACGACGGGAAGAGGGCGCCCATCCAACTTGTCGACCAGTACGGCTGCGTTGTCAGGCCTAAGATCATGTCCAG GTTCCAGAAGATAAAGAACTTCGGCCCTAGCGCCTCTGTCGTCAGCTTCGCCTACTTCCAAGCCTTCAAATTCCCCGACAGCATGAACGTCCACTTCCAGTGCGTGATACAGGTGTGCCGTTACAACTGTCCCGAGCCCAAGTGCGGCCACCCGGGCCTCGAGTACGGGGCGCCCGCGGCGGCGGGCCTCGCCCACGAGTACGGGGCCCCGCCCGTCCACCAGGGCCTGGGCCCGGAATACGGGGCCCCGCCCGTCCCCGAATACGGCGTGCCACCCGCGTTCGCCGATCCCCGCCATCCCAGCGGCCCGGCAGGAGCGTACAG CGAGCAGAACGCGGACGTGGTGCCGGCGCCGCAGGCGCAGACGTCGTCCTCGTCGCCGAGCTCGACGCCGGGCGACGCGACAGCGAGCAGCCCCCCCCGCGACAGCCCGCAGCAGGACAGCATCCATCTTCCGCCGCCGCCCCTCCCCGGCCACCCGGCGGCCGCCTACCAGACCGTGAAGAGGAAGGGGAGCGCGGGGTCCGAGGAGCTGGAGGGTAACCTGGCCACGCTGGGCGGTCGGCCCAGGTCGGTCGAGGGTTTCCCAGCCGAGCTGAGGGGAGCCAGAAGGCGAAGATACGTGGACGACGATCCC ATGGATCGGACGATCGTGAGCCTGGTGAAGGTTGGCCGAGTGTACAAGAGGGCCGCCCAAGAGATGACCGACGTGAACACGTCGAGGACGATCCAAGTGGTGGCGCCGGGCGACGTCAACTTCGCCCTGGGGACGACCAACTCGAGCAACGACACCACGGTCGTCATACAGAACGCGGCCGCGTCCACCGATCCGGAGACGATCTGCATGAGCTTACCGGGCTTCGTAGGTGGCCTGGTCATGCTGCTACTCGTCGTTGTGGTCGCCTCCCTGGTGGCGGCCTTCCTCTTCGTCAGGGTGCGGGCCGTCGATCGGAAGAACATGGTGGCGGGGGGAGGTTTCGTCCACCCGGCGTACGCGGCCGAGAACTGCCCCGTCTCCAACCCCGAGTTCGTCAAGGCGGCCAACTGA